In Lycium ferocissimum isolate CSIRO_LF1 chromosome 3, AGI_CSIRO_Lferr_CH_V1, whole genome shotgun sequence, the genomic window GCATATTTTGTTATCAGTATTCAAGTCgattagaaataaaagaaatcagttctgaagctttctttcattattttttcaCTATTTTCTCTGCTCTCTATCCAACAATTTTGGTATCCGAGCTATGGCAAGTAACGGCAATGCATTGGGTGTGGCACAACCACTCATTCCCGTCTTCAAGGGAGAAAGCTACGAATTCTGGAGTATTTGTATGAAAACTCTACTCAGATCTCAAGATCTTTGGGACTTGGTAGAACGTGGATTTGTCGATCTTGATGAAGAAAATAGGCTGCAAGACAACAAGAAAAAAGATGCTAAGGCGCTGGTGATTATCCAGCAGGCTATTCATGATAGCGTCTTTTCATGGATCGCAGTAGCGACCACATCAAAACAAGGTTGGTCCATTGTACAGAAAGAGTTTCAAGGTGATTCAAAGGTCATTGTGGTGAGACTGCAATCACTTCGGCGTGACTTTGAAAACTTGATGATGAAAAGTGGAGAATCCATTGCTGATTTTTTGTCGAGAGCAACAACAATTGTCAGTCAAATACGATCCTACGACGAGAAGGTTACAGACCAGACCATTGTGGAAAAGGTATTGCGAAGCTTGACTCCAAAATTTGATCATGTAGTTACTGCTATTGAAGAGTCTAAGGATTTATCAAGTTTTTCCTTTGATGAACTGATAGGGTCTCTTCAAGCTCATGAGATGAGAATCAATCGATCTTCAGAGAAGAACCACGAGAAGTCATTCCAAGTGAAAGACACAACCACTAGAACTGGAGAAAATAATGGTCCAGCAAGTAGAGGTCGAGGAAGAGGAGGATTTCGCAGTGGTCGAGGTCGTGGTCGTGGTTATGGAAGAGGCAGAGGAAGGAATAATGGGCACAGGTAGTCCAATGAGCAAAGTAACACAAAGAATGGCATTCAATGTCATCATTGCCATCGATACGGGCATATAAAGGTTGATTGCTGGTATAAAGACCAGCAAATGAATTTTGTAGCTGCAGAAAATCAGGAAGAAAATTATCTTTTTATGGCTTGCATTGATACCGACCATAAGCCAAGTGATTTATGGTTTGTGGACAGCAGTTGTTCAAATAATATGACAAGTGCCAAATCCTTGTTCCAGGAGTTTGATGAGAAGCAAAAGATAAAGGTGCAGCTTGGCAACACAAAAGAGATGTAGGTTGAAGGAAAAGGCATAGTGGGTGTCGATACTAGCCACGAAAAAGTAAAACTGCTGGAAACATTCAATTTGTACCTAATTTAGGATACAATTTGTTGAGCGTTGGACAACTAATGTGTAGTGGATGTTCTCTTTGGTTTGATGATGATGCTTGTGTCATTACAAACAAGAAGTCAGGCAAAAAGGTTCGTATCAACATGACGCCAAATAAGATGTTTCCATTGGATGTTTCTAATATGGAAAATTTTGCTCTTGCTGTAAGTGCAAAGGATGACTCGAAGTTGTGGCATTTGAGGTACGGGCATCTCAACATAAAAGGCCTGAAATTGCTAAGCGATAAAGGTATAGTTCTTGTACTAACGAAAATTAGCTCTCTTGATTTATGTGAAGGATGCATTTATGGGAAACAAACTAGGAAATCTTTTCCTGTTGGGAAAGCATGGAGAGCTTGTAAATGTTTAGAAttaatgcatgctgacttatGTGGTCCTATGCAGACTAAGTCCTTAGGTGGGAGTcgttatttcttgttgtttacTGACAATTACAGTCACATGAGTTAGGTGTACTTTCTGGAGAACAAGTTAGAaacttttgaaaagtttcaaaaatttaagGCTTTGGTGGAGAATCAAAGTAGTTGCAATATCAAAGTAGTTCCAACGAATTTAATTCgttttgtgaaaaaaatggcATCCATAGATAGTTAACAACTTCTTATACTCCGAAGCAGAATGGTGTCGCTGAACGGAAGAACCGAACCATTGTGGAGATGGCAAGAAGCATTTTACAAGCAATGGAACTCTCAAATAAGTTCTGGGCAGTGCTGTGGCAAAAAGATTGTTTACTTGTCAATCTTTCACCAAAACAGGCTGTTATGGATAAAACTCCTTATGAAGCTTGGCATGGTAGGAAAACAAATGTAAGTCATTTACAGGTTTTTGGATGTATTTCTTATGCTTTGGTAAATTCATAAGCTCGTCAAAAGCTTgatgaaaaatctgaaaaatgcATTTTTCTTGGCTATTGTACTCAATCCAAAGCATATAGATTATATAACAAGCTTAATGGCAAGATATCAGTAGGAAGGGATGTAATATTTGATGAAATACAAGCCGGGATTGGAGTAAAAAGCTGGTGCAACAAGAGATTCCTATCGCTCTTGAAATCAATGAAgatgaaggaaaagaattaacCCCGGCGTCACCACATTCGCTAATTTCAAAAACTTATGAAGAGTATTCAGATGAGATTATTCCATTAAGAAGATCAACGAGGCCTAAAAAACCAAATCCCAAGTATGCTAATAATATTTCTGCGACTTGTCAATTTGCTCTTGCTGTTTCAGATCCCATAAATTATGAAGAAATAGCTGAAAATGAAGAATGGCAGAAGGCGATGGTGGAAGAAATGAAATCCATTGAAAAGAATGGAACATGGGAAATGATAGAGTTACCAAACGGAAAAAATGCAATTGTCTTGAAGTGGGTGTTCAAGACAAAGTTTGTTGCAGATGGAAGCCTCAAAAGCACAAAGCTCATCTTATGGCAAAAGGCTATGCACAATAATATGGTGTTGATTTTGAAGAAACATTTTCTTCGATAGTTCGATTTAAAACAGTGAGGCTGGTTCTAGCATTGGCTGCACAATTGCAATGGCCAGTTTATCAGTTTGATGTCAAGTCGACATTCCTCAATGGAGACTTACAAGAAGAAGTCTATGTATCACAACCTGAAGGTTTcataaagaaaggaaatgaaacaAAGGTGTACAAGTTGAAAAAGACGTTGTATGGCTTGAAGCAAACACCTCGAGCGTGGTACAATAAGATTGATGGTTACTTTCAGAAAAAAGGATACATGAGAAGTGAGAATGAACCCACCTTATATGTGAAGCAGGAAGGTAATGATTTCATAATTGTTTGCCTCTATGTTGAGGATATCATTTACACTAGCTCTTCTAATCTCTTCTTGATGAGTTTGAGATGTCGGATATGGGTTTATTACATTATTTTCTTGGCCTTGAAGTCCATCaaaccaaagatggaatatttcTTTCATAGAAGAAATATGCCAGAGACCTTTTCAATAAATTTGGCATGCTTAGTTGCAAGCCTGCAGCTACGCCAATGAATATCAATGAAAAATTACAGCAGGTAAATGATGAAGAGTTGGCAGATCCAACAAGGTTCAGAAGCTTGGTTAGAGGTCTAATATATTTGATGCACACTAGACCCGATATTGCATTTTCTGTTGGTGTTATTTCCAAGTGTATGCAACAACCTTCAAAGACTCATTATGGAGCAGCGAAGAGAGTCTTGCGGTACATTGCGGGAACTTTGGACTTTGGTACTCAAATACCTCTAATTTCAGATTGTGCGGGTACACAGATAGTGAATGGGCAAGTTCGTTGGACGATAGAAGAAGTGTTTCAGCGAATGTTTTTACTTTAGGTTCAAGTATGGTGACTTGGAGTTCAAAGA contains:
- the LOC132048691 gene encoding uncharacterized protein LOC132048691; its protein translation is MASNGNALGVAQPLIPVFKGESYEFWSICMKTLLRSQDLWDLVERGFVDLDEENRLQDNKKKDAKALVIIQQAIHDSVFSWIAVATTSKQGWSIVQKEFQGDSKVIVVRLQSLRRDFENLMMKSGESIADFLSRATTIVSQIRSYDEKVTDQTIVEKVLRSLTPKFDHVVTAIEESKDLSSFSFDELIGSLQAHEMRINRSSEKNHEKSFQVKDTTTRTGENNGPASRGRGRGGFRSGRGRGRGYGRGRGRNNGHR